Below is a window of Malania oleifera isolate guangnan ecotype guangnan chromosome 1, ASM2987363v1, whole genome shotgun sequence DNA.
cttataaggtcaacaaatacgTTGCTCTTCTACAGTAATTCTTTCTCAAAGATTAGAAATCTTAGAGCAATTCTGATTTGCTTTGAGGAAGTTACTGAAAGTCAATTTGTTAAAAAGTCGTATGTACCCGATCGGTGATATTACAGATGCAAAATCTAAGGCAAAAATTTTGAGTTGGTCATTGGATTCCTTCCCCTCCTTTTACTTAGGCATTTGATTGGGAGTGAAGTATCCTTATAAGCATAGTTGGGACCCGATTATTGAAAAAATGGAAAGGAGGCTTGCAACATGGAAGTCAATCTTTCTTTCTATGGGGGTAGACTGACTTTGATTAATTCAGCTCTTTCCAATCTTCCCATATACTACATGTCCATTTTCCCATTGCAAAGGAGGGTGTGTACGATCATGGAAAGATATCAAAGGAATTTCCTTTAGAGAGGATCAGCAGAGGGTGCAAATTTTCCTTGGTCAGATGGTGCTCAGTGACGCTATCCATAAAAATGGGAGATCTTGGAATAAAGCAGTTGGATATTATGAATAAAACTCTTCTCGGAAAATGGATTTGGAGATTTGCTTTGGAAGAAAACAGTCTTTGGAAAAAGGTGATTTGTGCCAAGTTTAGAATCAAAATTTCCAATTGGCATTTTCCCAAACCATCTTGCTCCTTGGGTGGCAGTCTTTAGATCAATATCCTCAAACTTAACTCGGTTATTTGGGAGCATATGAAGATTATGGTTGAAGACTGgattaaaacatatttttggacTAACAAATGGGCCTCCAGAGATACTATTCAAAACCTTTACCCTAATTTTTCGCAATGTTCTCTAAGCAAAGGATAAAAATAGAAGATGTAGGGACCTGGATTTTAAACGGTAGTGCAGAGGTAGGGAGGCTAATCATATGCCAGAGCTTCTAGAACTGATTTATAAAGTACCGGTTGGAAAAGGTAACTTTGATTCGTGTTCTTAAGATTGTAATTCCTTTAGTATATTTTCTGTTGCAAGTTTATATGGACCAATCATATATTTTCTGTTACAGTGCAGAGGTAGGGAGGCTAATCATAAGCTGAAGCTTCTAGAATTGATTTATAAAGTACCAGTTAGAAAAGGCAACTCTGATTCATGTTCTTGGGATCTTAATTCCTCTAATATATTTTCTGTTGCAAGTTTATATGGATTACAATCTCTCGGTTTGCCCATAATAATCGTCTTAAGCCGGTAACTAAgctttggaatatcctcattcTGTCAACTCTAATTCGTGTTCTTGAGATCTTAAATTCCTCTAATATATTTTCTGTTGCAAGTTTATATGGATCACAATCTCTCAGTTTGCCCTTAATAATGGTCTTAAGCCGGTAACTAAgctttggaatatcctcattcTGTCAAAGGTGAGTATCTTTTGCTAGTTGGCTATCAATAATAGTATTTTGAAAATGGATAATTTATAAAGAAGAGGCTAGAATTTGGCTTCGTTGTGCGTTCTTTGTAAGATGGAAGTTGAGATTGTCAATCATCTTCTCTTTCATTGTCAGTTCAGTAGAACATTGTGGTATTTCTTTTGTAGTCTGCTTCAATTACATTTAGTTATGCTGTTTGAATTGAGTTTGTGCTATGATATATGGAATTCAACCTTCCTCAAGGGTTTTCTAAAGAATTGTTAGGAttagaggagcccatgggtgggcttgatacacataggtgaacaccaatttgacccaaaagttcaagctaattgggtcttgggtccatccatgtatataagcacccattatccactttaatttttcaatgtgggacaagctcacaagtgaaattctcaacaatctccccctcacttgtgagttcctacTCCCCCTTGAATGAAAACTGTCTCCCTTCTAGGACAAttttccaacagttgctcaagtgagccTTACCACTGGGGtcttacgtgcctcagattgcattccatgtgccttcaaaccaatcctacctcccacgtctggaccctattcggatccatccgcagcctagatgatcctttattggcctcagccacacacttggttcTCCAAccgttagcacgtcaggagaatagcttcccgtctcgacttttacgatatcgctcacccagagttacgaaccatcAGCTCTGATACTTGTTAGGATCGGAGGAGCCCATGAATGGGCTTgatgatacacatgggtgaacaccaattttagccaaaagctcaagctaattagatcttgggtccatccatgtatataagcacccattatacactttaattttctaatgtgggacaaactcacaagtggaattctcaactatggtaaatattacaattctctctctctctctctctctctctctccctcccttcttcctctttgctctctctgagcttctctgtgctctctctgcactgtcTCTATGCACACAATTACAATTTCCACAACCCTCAatttataggcttggaatttaaatcatatttaaatGAAATCAATTACAAATGGAAGTTATAATGGAGAGATTAATGAAGAGATAAATTCCACCGCGTTTCTGACTCAACGCGTCTCCAACTGTCTCTtggctgtcttctggctccatctctaacaagaATCTGAGGGTAGCTATTTTGTGTGTGTGGTTTGTTGGGAGATcttgaaagaaagaaacaaaaggaTCTTTAGGGAGCATACCTCCTCAGCCACCGAAGTTCTTTCAAGGTGCAATTTCTTGCCTTCTCCAACTATTCCCTTTCGAAGTTGGACTAGGAAGAATTTCATTGCATTTTAGCTAATTTAGGCCGTTAATTTTTCTGCTGTTTCATTGGGGTTGTTCTTGATTGGTTGTTGGCATGTTAATATTGTTCAATATATCATTTtaccttcttaaaaaaaaaaggggggggttCCCACCTACGTTGTTGTGTCTCTTCGTAAACACCCAATAAGTTTGTCTCTTGGGCTTGCTCGTTTAGCAGGGAAGTAAAATGTTAGCCTTGACTGTAGGCAGGCCATTTTTTGTTGACTTCGTTTATTTATCTATGAAGCAATATCTCGACTTCTCCATCTTCAATGGTGGGTGGTTGGCTAGTCTGAGCAGAAATTTGAGTCTATGAAGCCAATAACTTCTCCCCATCTTCAATAGTGGCTGGCTAGTCAGCAGAAATTTGAATCTATAAAGCAAAATATATCTCGACTTCTCCATCTTCTTCAATGGTGGCTCCTCCAAATATTTGAATCAAGCAAATATTTGAATCAAGTAGTCCTTTTTTGCGCAGAAGGCCTGTTTTGATGACTTCGAGAGGCACCACTCACGGGTATGatgataataatgaaaaaaatctGATATATTGCACTAAAAATACCACGATCACCCTAAGGCAGAAATTTGAATCTATGAAGCAATAATCTCGACTTCGAGAGGCACCACTCACGGTATGATGATAATAATGAAAAAATCTGATATATTGCACTAAATATACCACGATCACCCTAAGTCTGGGCAGAAATTTGAATCTATGAAGCAATAATCTCGACTTCTCCATCTTCTTCAATGATGGCTCCTCCAAATATTTGAATCAAGTAGTTTTTGCACAGAAAGCCTGTTTTTGATGACTTCGAGAGGCACCCACTCATGGGTATGATGATAATAATGAAAAAATCTGATATATTGCACTAAAAATACCACGATCACCCTTCATCAGTGGGATGTTGAACTGAGGGGATAAACTTGATGCTTTCACATGAAATGAGTTTCTTTGGCGCTTGTAGGCCTTAAAATATTTTAGGCTTCTGCATATTGCTCAACAAAATCAAAGCATTGATACATATTGGCACAttcaacttcaatatttgaaatgtGTGTCTTCCATTGAAACATACAACGGCTTGACAGTACTTGAGAGAACTGCTCTGCCGAGTTGCTGAAACACTAACTTCATCAGTGGGATGTTGAACTGAAGGGGATAAACTTGATGCTTTCACATGAAATGGTTTTCATTGGCGCTTGTAggccttaaaaatattttaggcTTCTGCATATTTGCTAAACAAAATCAAAGCATTGATTGATACATACATATTGGCACAttcaacttcaatatttgaaatgtATGTCTTCCATTGAAACATACAACGGCTTGACAGTACTTGAGAACTGCTCTGCCGAGTTGCTGAAACACTTTTACACCCACCAACCCAAATTTGAATATAAAACGCTGCAGAGTTACGTATTCAAAGAATGAATGGAGTTAAAAAAGTGTTATTTGATGCCAATCATTTGGGGAAAAAAACTGAAATTCATCAAGACTAACTCAGGCCTTCAACCTCCTGTCAATCTCCGGCAGAAGAATTGCTTTGGTGCTTGTTTCAGAGGCGCTCTCCGTTGTTTCACTCATGGGACCCAGAACTGCAGCGATAAGAGCCTCCTCAAATTCCTTGGTATCTGGCAATACATCCGCCCATTTCTCCCATGCTTCTGTTTCCTCCGGCGAGAGAGACTTACGTCTCGTCTTATTCTCCGGTTCCACAAACTTCTCAGACCTCGTCCTCTTTAGGCTCTCCTGCCCAACTGACTGGTCCTTCCTGAACATCGACGAAAAAAAAGGCCGTGCTCCAACGTTCAGCGAATTCCTATGCTGATCCGTCACATTTGAATTTACGTTTTCCTTCCCAAAGTCATCGCGGGCTGCAATTGTATTCGACTTCTGAGAAATGGGAAGTGTCAGGTTCTGTTCTTTGCAAGGCTGAGGCTGCCAAATGGAGGAAGAGCCGAGGAAAGCGTCGAAGAGCTTCCTCTGTTCGATGCAATCCACTTTTTTATTCATCATTTCAGACTCGAGGTCGCTGAGCATCTGTTGTGCTCTCTCGAAGGCTTTGAGGTGAGAGTCGACCCCTCTGGGGCCATCCGCCACTGCTGGCTTCACCCGCCGTAGGGTTTCTTTGGCTTCACCAATCCGCCCCTGTTTCATCAGACAGATGCCCAGATTGCACATCTTATTGTTATCCGGTGCAATCACAAGTGCCCGGCGGTAGGCGTCCTCTGCTTCTAAGTAGTTGTTCTGCTGCATCAAAGCCCATCCCAAGTTCCCCTGAGAAGGAAAAATTATCCTCCAGTTCTTAAATACCCAGTACAACCTgaatttttctcttattttcattTGTGCTATCAGTGCGAAACTAAAATTCGGAAGTATCTATGTCCATCGCTTAAtaaattaaagttttaatttaaattaatgtatttaatttgtgtaATAAGTTAATATTAGTTAGATTTGATCGAGTAATCAgaaaatttcaaaggatttttttttGTTCGAAAATTTGTACGTCAATTGAGATTCACCGAGTGGGGTTTTGTAGCTCTTTTTTGTGGAAATTCCAAAACGattcaaaataaaagaaaatcagGGAAAGATTATAAAGTTGAACAAGAGGAGAGCCTGCTTACCAGTAAGCGAGTTGCTTCTTGCTCTACAGAGACCTGAAATTTCTTGCCTTGGGAACGGGCCGTCTTAGTGCGCTTTCCATTAAAAGCCATCCCTTGTTGAATCAAGAACAACTTGTGCCTCAAAAGAGCTATTTGGTCATCGAGCCGCCCACATCTCTGAACcacataaaaaaaagaagaagatagttgcttagacaaaaaaataaaaaataaaaaataaaaaacacaaaatgATCTTTTTATTCTATTGAACTGGTTATTTTCATTGAATGATCACAGAAAAGAAGCAAATAGTTCAACCAACCTTGTAAAGATCCAAAAGTATATTGTCTAGTGACTCTTGGGCTTGATCTGAGCACCGATTTCTCAGGGATTTAATGGCTTCAACGGCTTCCTCAGCCCTGTTCTGTTGTTTCATTACAATTGCCATATCTTTCAGCGCACTGTCCACTCTATCGCCAGCATTAATGGCTGCCCAGAACAGTGGAATTGCCTTATCCGGATCCTTGTCCACCAACTGATCAAACCAAACAAAGTGAAACAAAAAATTCTCATCAATAATAGATTCAATAACCCGAAATATCAAAGAAAACCCAACCTAATCTAGGAAAAACAGTTTCAAATCGAGTGGGAGATCGAAATTTGCAATTCTGAATGAAACCCAGAAAGCTTACCTGTACATTCTTGGCTCTCACGTATGGAGTGTCGCCTACTGGGACTTTGTGGGCGACATGGAAAGTTTCAGAGCGAGTTCTGAGCATCATTCCAGAAGGTTTGGCTGGTGAACAAGGAGCGGATTTAGAAGACTTCAAAACAGGAGGAACGTTCCACATGTTTTTTTCCTGCAACATATTTATAATTTCCAGGGTTTCCTATGCGTGATTCAGATTATATTGCAGAcgtggagaagaagaagaagagcaagagcTCGGCGAGGAAGAGAAGAATGTATACTGAAAGAGAGCGGAGCGACCGTCTAATTTAACGAGGCATGGATTtgagaaattttgaaatttccgACCGTTGCATGTTACCGTTAGGAAATCTAGCCGTTAGGCACGTTCTTTCCTTAGCCAATGACAATTACCTATTTCTTTAATTGTTTATTGACTATTTTACCCCTCGGAGCCTGCTTATTGGGATGATGGGTGCGCTGTGTTTTCTGCATTTGTCGTCATCTACTTCCTTTTCCATCCAGAGTTGTTCATCTCTCCGCAACCGCTATCCCTGCTTTTCTCATTCTGAAGCTTCCAGGGATGTCTGGATCTGCGTTGCACTGAGACGGCAAGCGTttctgattctctctctctctctctctctctctctctctctctctctctctctctctctccgtatATATTATCTTTTTTCATTGTATTCTGCCCTTGCCATCGCTAGGCAgcgttttttcttttcttattaaaTTTTCTGATTTAGGTTTTAAAAGAGAGATTTCGGCAGGGGATGTCTCGCTCTGCGTTGCACTGAGACGGCAAGtgtttctcactctctctctcactctctctctctctctctctctctctctctctctctctctctctctctctccgtatATATTATCTTTTTCATTGTATTCTGCCCTTGCCATCGCTAGGCAgcgttttttcttttcttattaaaTTTTCTGATTTTGGTTTTAAAAGAGGGATTCGGCAAGGGATGTCTCGCTCTGCGTTGCACTGAGACGGCAAGTGTttctgactctctctctctctctccgtatATATTATCTTTTTCATTGTATTCTGCCATTGCCCTCGCTAGGCAgcgttttttcttttcttattaaaTTTTCTGATTTAGGTTTTAAAAGAGGGGATTTCGTCCTTGCctgttttttgttttcttataCTTGATTTAGAGTTTCAAAGAAGGATTTCTGCTTTTTTCCCACCTTCATAGGAGGTATGCTCAGATTTCTCTCTTGCAGAATTTATCTTCCTATTCCCCTCTGCTTTTGTTTGATTCTGTGTTATGTGTGTTCTCGAGGGTGTTCTGCAAGTGTTCAAATTTCTCTTTCTACTGAGCTAATATGTCCAGACAAGGTGTTTGCTGAAATGCCCCATTAGTTTTTGGcactatgtatatatatgtatatgtatgtatgcatgtatttgTTTGTTAGTGTGTGTTTTTTTCTAGGATGCATGTATGTGCTACAATTTTGCAACCGTAATTTCTTGACGCATACATGCTGTCCCTATGGCTGGAATTCAATTAGTGCTTTAAAATACTGTGTTTGGTTTGTGCATATACGAAGCTTGCTTTCTGTGTCTGTGTGTGTTgagtgaatgcatgtgtgtgtgtgtacaattTTGCAACTATAATTTCTTAACGCATACATGCTGTCCCCTATGGCTGGAATTCAATTAGTGCTTTAAAATATTGTGTTTGGTTTGTGCATATAAGAAGCTTGCTTTctcctgtgtgtgtgtgtgtgtgtgtgtgttgagtgaatgcatgtgtgtgtgtgctgagtgaatgtgtgtgtgtggggAGCACAAAAGTTTGCTAAAGTTGTCCCTGATGAGTTCTGATTAACCTGCAAAGAAACTATGTTATACTTCTTATTGGTCTACATTTGTGGTCATTTGTAAAAAATGTGTTTGGTTTGTGCATATACGAAGCTTGCTTtctgtgtctgtgtgtgtgttgagtgaatgcatgtgtgtgtgtgtacaattTTGCAACTATAATTTCTTAACGCATACATGCTGTCCCTATGGCTGGAATTCAATTAGTGCTTTAAAATATTGTGTTTGGTTTGTGCATATATGAAGCTTGCTTTctcctctgtgtgtgtgtgtgtgtgtgtgtgttgagtgaatgcatatgtgtgtgtgctgagtgaatgtgtgtgtgtggggAGCACAAAAGTTTGCTAAAGTTGTCCCTGATGAGTTCTGATTAACCTGCAAAGAAACTATGTTATACTTCTTATTGGTCTACATTTGTGGTCATTTGTAAAAAATGTGAAGGAAAAATAGAATAATTGGATTTGGTTGGTGCAAAGCATGCATGCGAGCATTGAGATGAGAATATGGATTCTTGTCTTTAGTATAGGTGCTTTGAAGAATCTTGTGCTATATTATAGTGAAAACAATCTTGTGGTAGTCCCTCATTGTAAGCTTtattttgttaatatttttttcaaCTTTTGTGTGTagttaatatatttttcaattcaaATTTGTATTTACAGTTCTAACCAAACTTGTTGGAGCAAGAACCCCAAAACCTTTTAAGAAAAGCCACTAGCACGATAAAGAGAGATTTTGGTcctttgtgaattttttttttttttttaactaaaggagggcggcatctcttaattatttattgatataccctcacttttggcaaaggaatatcgtggttacaagacgagcattgggagattacagataaaaaaattaaaggcctcccgaaaacaacaccaacaaccaaccaaaacagaTTATAAATCCAAACAAAGGtaaataagaaataattttaaacaggcctatcaaaaacaaaaataataaaataaattaaaataaaaatatctaaaccaaccaaacaaaaatcgagaggatgaactaataacgaaaggaagtgagacccatATCCATCCAAAAGATACCTTTTAGAAAACGTGGTAAAAATGTTGTTCTACGTcgatgacattgtttcccatttctccttgtCTAGCGAGAAAATtagccgcactattgccttccctatattgataccatgaagttcactccttctagctccgCCACGAGGTACTCCCAAAAATCctaaagataccacaaggtacatctacctttccgaaaccaatcaacaacaatttgcgagtcactttcaataatcacattaaaataatgaagtcgtttGCCTAAATGAATTTCTTCcagaattgcttttaattccgcactattgttcgtactattgccaaaatagcttgaaaaagccgctttcaCCATGCCATGGCAGTCCCGAATAATTCCTTTACCTCCAGTAGTACCCGGATTGCCCTtacagctcccatcacaattaagttttatccacttTGCTGGGGGTTTAACTTTTCAAAACCAATCAACAATAATTCGCGAgccactttcaataatcacattaaaataatgaagtcattTGTATAAACGAATTTCTTCCAGAATTGCTTTTAATTTTGTACTATTGTTTGTACCATTGTCAAAATAGCTTGAGAAAGTCGCTTTCACCATGCCATGGCAGTCttgaataattcctccacctcctgaagtactcgGATTGCCcctcatcacaattaagttttatccaccctactggggGAACCCacgaaatattttttttaggcctggcgcaaactccctgatgctgaatttgaaactctttcaaaatcgtaatgtccgatatcttcaattttcaaaaagaattagAGCTCTCAGCTAGAGAAATAACCTAGTGTCGAACaatatcttcaattttcaaaaagaattagAGCTCTCAGCTAGAGAAATAATCCAGtgtcgaacacttctccacatctgatttgtactttgataaactccttccattctcgctttgcaTCTTCGATTCCTGAGGCACTACGTAATCAAACACGAAATCAGACCGattaatagatgattttcgagCATAGTGGGATCAGTTTGCAATTCTATTTTTCCAGGGAAGGAAccattggaaaggaatccccaacaccataCTAGCTCGACACCAAACCTCTGAAGctacctcacctaaagaaagaatgtgaacaGTGTTTAAGAGGCTTCTCTTCACACAGCAATCACAAGCCgtagccatcgatattcctttggcctgaattctatcatctactgccAAGTATCTAAACCAAGCTTTCCatataaacacattgagattcttctaggcaatagagaatgccaaaaccagtcattccactcaaaattatcacttctgctcctcactgcctcccatgccgtttttgtagagaaattgccGTCAAGGGCAGACTTTTAGATGAATATATCCTGACCACTTTTACCAGCTGGCACATTATGCAAACTTTCCATTGTTCTGTCGACCCCAaccaattccattaataaatcagagttccaattgtTATTCAGCTAGCAATCCTTAATATACAACTTCTTGTTCGAAATATCCTCAGTGCGCACAGCTAACGGGCCTGATGTAAGCCActtatcgaaccaaaaagaagagttcccacctttcactaaaattttaacattattcaTAACTTCTGCAATGGTGGCCATCATTGATTTCCAGAGCCGAGAGTCATTTGACCTCCCCTTCcgtattaataaatgatcatttgtGCAATATCTAGTCTTGAAAAAACCTTActatagattgttagaagtgagtagtctgaaggcaaatttcatgagaagcgGTTTTTGGACTTCCTTCCGAGGTAGGtgtttacaaattttctcccaagGGCGCCAATGAATCTACCTTTGTGAACTTGGCGCCAACCGGAAAGTTCAAATAGCACACAATAAAGCTTGTCACACCTTTCATATTCATGTACAAAATTTAACTTACCTAGTTAGCATCTGAAACCTTGGATTTGGATAtgtatgaatttgaataaaatgaaatacaaaatTTTACTAAGTTTCGCCCAAATTCACACAAAGCCAAATCcaatgattacgcgtcaaagttgcgtaattagatGTTTAAATTCGTACATTAAAGATTACAATTccaattaaatgtctaattatgttcaatatttcaacattgagTTTAATTTgcaatatttgggtttttattcGATAAATTTTGGACACTAAATCCAAAATTAAAGTGTAGAGAGGCTATGCACGTGACAAGGCAACGCCGCATGCACGTGTCCGTATGCAAGCATTTGTTTGAAGCCGTGTACATGTGAAAAAAGGAGAAGACCGGACCATGCTTGCTTGAGCTTGAGCCGTGAAGAAGCTATGCAAAACTGGGTACTTGGAGGCATGCGGATTGGGCTTGCTTTAAAGAAAGAGGACGCTGGGCTGCATGCAAAATAGGCCGTGAAGTGTGTGGCTTGGTGCGCTGGGTTGAAAAATAATGTGGGCTTAGCCATTGTGAGTATGTGGAGGTGCAATAgccaaattgaaagaaaaaaaagaagtttGTCGGAGAAGACCGGACCATGCTTTTTTTAGCTTGAGCCGTGAAGAAGCTATGCAGAACCGGGTACAAGGCATGCGGGATGGGCTTGCTTTAAAGAAAGAGGTCGCTGGGCTGCATGCAAAATGGGCCATGAAGTGTGTGGCTTGGTGCGTTGGGTTGAAAAATAATGTGGGCTTGGCCATTGTGAGTGcagccgtgtgtgtgtgtgtgtgaggagTGCTAAGTGTTTGCTAGCTTAGTAGGTGCTGgcattgaaataaaaaaaagaaaaagaaagggaagTGGGGCATTAATTGTAAAGTGAGGCTAGGGGGTTCTAGGGTTGCTTTTAacagttttaaaatgttttatttGGGAGAGGCAGTGAAGTGTGTGGCTTGGTGCGCTGGGTTGAAAAATAATGTGGGCTTGGCCATTGTGAGTGTGTGGAGCACATAGCCAAattgaaagaaaataaagaagtgGGCCGGGaccttgatgtgacctggccatgcaaatTAAAAAGTGcagctgtgtgtgtgtgtgaggggAGTGCTAAgcgtgggtgtgtgtgtgttcgCTAGCTTAGTAGGTGCTggcattaaaattaaaaaaaagaaaaacaaagggaAGTGGGGCAGCCGGGTGGAAGTATTTTTGGAGGgctttcaaatatttcttttggAGGCTAGGCTTTTTGGGGGAGTGTTGTTGCATGTGGGGTTTTTTTTGAAGACCCTGGGAGCTGCGCCGCCCTGCTGTGTGTGG
It encodes the following:
- the LOC131155732 gene encoding protein POLLENLESS 3-LIKE 2-like, encoding MLQEKNMWNVPPVLKSSKSAPCSPAKPSGMMLRTRSETFHVAHKVPVGDTPYVRAKNVQLVDKDPDKAIPLFWAAINAGDRVDSALKDMAIVMKQQNRAEEAVEAIKSLRNRCSDQAQESLDNILLDLYKRCGRLDDQIALLRHKLFLIQQGMAFNGKRTKTARSQGKKFQVSVEQEATRLLGNLGWALMQQNNYLEAEDAYRRALVIAPDNNKMCNLGICLMKQGRIGEAKETLRRVKPAVADGPRGVDSHLKAFERAQQMLSDLESEMMNKKVDCIEQRKLFDAFLGSSSIWQPQPCKEQNLTLPISQKSNTIAARDDFGKENVNSNVTDQHRNSLNVGARPFFSSMFRKDQSVGQESLKRTRSEKFVEPENKTRRKSLSPEETEAWEKWADVLPDTKEFEEALIAAVLGPMSETTESASETSTKAILLPEIDRRLKA